The following are encoded together in the bacterium genome:
- a CDS encoding tetratricopeptide repeat protein, which yields MGRAARRKQEATPTAPGGAAPAPRRAATGSGAMPEWLRAVIGPACIVAVGWLFYANSFAIPFLFDDYFEIQANPTVKELAPLSSYLTRSRGLTALSFALNVRQGGMEVWGFHFVNVALHILNALLVYALVAWTLRRPVFADRYAPRARVLAALVALVFLAHPLQTMAASYIVQRAESLASFFYLATLLCAAHAFTANGGRRALLAALALLAAVLGVISKEILATVPLAVALYWFCFLRDAEGQGPGGGRRRWLLLVALLALPVGLGLLLARDYLMPAMGPVDPLAGPRAWLFIPTAGFQVEGIGSWQYLITQFGVVTWYLRLFLVPTGQVFDYGWPFADTVWRADVLLPLALLLALLAVAVLSYRRYRLATFCLGWVFITLAPTSSIIPLRDAAFEHRMYLPIIGLAWLLIVGGADLLALLAARLGQPPRALWRGAAVAAAIWIFLLGLATAQRNAVFADPFRFAEDNALKAPQHWRAQYQYGQALLKQGRTDDAVAALEDAIRLNANQGSARIALGGIYLQRRRLDDAERVLEPATRQPEESVVAAAQQNLAVVYQARGDLDRAEEALLRALELKPQWSSVQRQLATLYARKEFWLPAARYYNDALRANPRLRSQLAGAAAVANFKAGIQLTSEREFDWALALFTQALDYDPSLWRARGYVAYVAVAQGNWARAEDELRRIQREHPGEEWSAESLQRVRDGLPIVPPPAA from the coding sequence ATGGGTCGAGCCGCGCGCCGCAAGCAGGAGGCCACGCCCACCGCGCCGGGCGGCGCGGCGCCGGCGCCGCGCCGCGCCGCCACCGGCTCGGGCGCCATGCCGGAGTGGCTGCGCGCCGTCATCGGCCCCGCCTGCATCGTCGCCGTCGGCTGGCTGTTCTACGCCAACAGCTTCGCCATTCCCTTCCTGTTTGACGACTATTTCGAGATCCAGGCCAACCCGACGGTGAAGGAGCTGGCGCCGCTGTCCAGTTATCTCACCCGATCGCGCGGCCTGACGGCGCTCAGCTTCGCGCTCAACGTGCGCCAGGGCGGCATGGAGGTGTGGGGCTTCCATTTCGTCAACGTGGCGCTGCACATCCTCAACGCCCTGCTGGTCTATGCGCTGGTCGCGTGGACCCTGCGCCGGCCGGTGTTCGCCGACCGCTACGCGCCGCGGGCGCGGGTGCTCGCCGCGCTGGTGGCGCTGGTCTTCCTCGCCCACCCGCTGCAGACCATGGCGGCGAGCTACATCGTGCAGCGCGCCGAGAGCCTGGCGTCGTTCTTCTATCTCGCCACCCTGCTCTGCGCCGCGCATGCGTTCACCGCCAACGGCGGGCGGCGCGCCCTGCTGGCGGCGCTGGCGCTGCTGGCGGCGGTGCTCGGCGTGATCAGCAAGGAGATCCTCGCCACCGTACCGCTGGCGGTGGCGCTCTACTGGTTCTGCTTCCTGCGCGACGCCGAGGGCCAGGGGCCGGGCGGCGGCCGCCGCCGCTGGCTGCTGCTGGTGGCGCTGCTGGCGCTGCCGGTCGGCCTCGGCCTGCTGCTGGCGCGCGACTACCTGATGCCGGCGATGGGGCCGGTGGATCCGCTGGCGGGGCCGCGCGCCTGGCTGTTCATCCCGACCGCCGGGTTCCAGGTCGAGGGGATCGGCTCCTGGCAGTACCTGATCACCCAGTTCGGCGTCGTCACCTGGTACCTGCGCCTGTTCCTGGTGCCGACCGGGCAGGTGTTCGACTACGGCTGGCCGTTCGCCGACACCGTCTGGCGGGCCGACGTGCTGCTGCCGCTGGCGCTGCTGCTGGCGCTGCTCGCCGTCGCGGTCCTGAGCTACCGCCGCTACCGCCTGGCGACCTTCTGCCTCGGCTGGGTGTTCATCACCCTGGCCCCGACCTCGAGCATCATTCCGCTGCGCGACGCCGCCTTCGAGCATCGCATGTACCTGCCGATCATCGGCCTCGCCTGGTTGCTGATCGTCGGCGGCGCCGACCTGTTGGCGCTGCTCGCCGCCCGCCTCGGCCAGCCGCCGCGCGCGCTGTGGCGCGGCGCGGCGGTCGCGGCGGCGATCTGGATCTTCCTGCTCGGCCTCGCCACCGCGCAGCGCAACGCGGTGTTCGCCGACCCCTTCCGCTTCGCCGAGGACAACGCCCTGAAGGCGCCGCAGCACTGGCGCGCCCAGTACCAGTACGGCCAGGCGCTGCTGAAGCAGGGCCGGACCGACGACGCCGTCGCCGCGCTCGAGGACGCCATCCGCCTCAACGCCAACCAGGGCTCGGCGCGCATCGCCCTCGGCGGCATCTACCTGCAGCGCCGCCGACTCGACGACGCCGAGCGCGTGCTCGAGCCGGCGACGCGGCAGCCCGAGGAGAGCGTCGTCGCCGCGGCGCAGCAGAACCTGGCGGTCGTCTACCAGGCGCGCGGCGACCTCGACCGCGCCGAGGAGGCGCTGCTGCGCGCGCTCGAGCTCAAGCCGCAGTGGAGCTCGGTGCAGCGCCAGCTCGCCACGCTGTACGCCCGCAAGGAGTTCTGGCTGCCGGCGGCGCGCTATTACAACGATGCGCTGCGCGCCAACCCGCGGTTGCGGAGCCAGCTCGCCGGCGCGGCGGCGGTGGCGAACTTCAAGGCCGGCATCCAGCTCACCAGCGAGCGCGAATTCGACTGGGCGCTGGCGCTGTTCACCCAGGCGCTCGACTACGATCCGAGCCTGTGGCGCGCGCGCGGCTACGTCGCCTACGTCGCCGTCGCCCAGGGCAACTGGGCGCGCGCCGAGGACGAGCTGCGGCGCATCCAGCGCGAGCATCCCGGCGAGGAGTGGAGCGCCGAGTCCCTGCAGCGCGTCCGCGACGGCCTGCCCATCGTCCCGCCGCCCGCCGCCTGA
- a CDS encoding cytochrome P450 has translation MELNPFSWDFHADPYPTYRWLRDHAPVYRNEALGFFALSRWDDVVAASLAHEVYSSAQGTVLEMDRAIAESFPIIIFMDPPRQTRLRRLVSKAFTPARIAALEPFIRATAVALLDRMRDAGGCDFIADFAARLPIAVISAMIGVPDGDRDMVRAWTDESLDRDADSPQIPARALAASARLGQYFYALASEKRAHPSDDMISLLAHAEVIDDEGGAQRLTDAELVGFCNLLSAAGNETVTKLLGNAVVLLARHPEQRRRLVADPGRIPDAVEECLRYWPPSQYQGRTLTRDVALHGVTMPRGAFVLLLTGAACRDERQFADADRFDIAREVPLQLAFGHGAHKCLGAALARLESRIALEELHARIPAYEIDEAACRRVHMSNVHGFAAVPMTWTR, from the coding sequence ATGGAGCTGAACCCGTTCTCCTGGGACTTCCACGCCGATCCCTATCCGACGTACCGCTGGCTGCGCGATCACGCGCCGGTGTATCGCAACGAGGCGCTCGGCTTCTTCGCGCTGTCGCGCTGGGACGACGTCGTCGCCGCCTCGCTGGCGCACGAGGTGTACAGCTCGGCGCAGGGCACGGTCCTGGAGATGGACCGCGCGATCGCCGAGAGCTTTCCGATCATCATCTTCATGGACCCGCCGCGGCAGACGCGCCTGCGCCGCCTGGTGAGCAAGGCCTTCACCCCGGCGCGCATCGCCGCCCTCGAGCCGTTCATCCGCGCCACCGCCGTCGCGCTGCTCGACCGGATGCGCGACGCCGGCGGCTGCGACTTCATCGCCGACTTCGCCGCGCGCCTGCCGATCGCGGTCATCAGCGCCATGATCGGCGTCCCCGACGGCGACCGCGACATGGTCCGCGCGTGGACCGACGAGTCGCTCGATCGGGACGCGGACAGTCCCCAGATCCCCGCCCGCGCCCTCGCCGCCAGCGCCCGCCTCGGGCAGTACTTCTACGCCCTCGCGAGCGAGAAGCGCGCCCATCCCAGCGACGACATGATCAGCCTCCTGGCGCACGCCGAGGTCATCGATGACGAGGGCGGCGCGCAGCGTCTGACCGACGCCGAGCTGGTCGGCTTCTGCAACCTGCTGTCGGCGGCCGGCAACGAGACGGTGACCAAGCTGCTCGGCAACGCCGTCGTGCTCCTCGCCCGCCACCCCGAGCAGCGGCGCCGCCTGGTCGCCGATCCGGGGCGCATCCCCGACGCGGTCGAGGAATGCCTGCGCTACTGGCCGCCGTCGCAGTACCAGGGGCGGACGCTGACCCGCGACGTCGCCCTGCACGGCGTCACCATGCCGCGCGGCGCCTTCGTCCTCCTGCTCACCGGCGCCGCCTGTCGCGACGAGCGCCAGTTCGCGGATGCCGACCGCTTCGACATCGCGCGCGAGGTGCCGTTGCAGCTCGCCTTCGGCCACGGCGCCCACAAGTGCCTCGGCGCCGCGCTCGCCCGTCTGGAGAGCCGCATCGCCCTCGAGGAGCTGCACGCCCGCATCCCCGCGTACGAGATCGACGAAGCCGCCTGCCGCCGCGTCCACATGAGCAACGTCCACGGCTTCGCCGCGGTGCCGATGACCTGGACGCGGTGA
- a CDS encoding glutamine synthetase, which translates to MLNEAELRDLAARGEIDTVLVVFPDLYGRLVGKRYDAELFCAEVAAHGMHACDYLLACDMEMDPVPGYRFTSWEKGYGDVRCRPDPATLRRAAWLERTALVLCDVHADADDALVAVAPRTILRRQLERAAAAGYVPMGASELEFFILRDSYEQAHAKGFDRLTHAGWFIEDYHTLQGSKVEPLVGAMRRALKASGVPVESSKGEWGPGQHELNVRYAPFLEMCDRHVIYKQAAKDLAIQQGCAVTFMAKLDEQLAGSSMHLHSSLWADGGARAAFDAPAPAPGALPDLCRWWLGGLMRHARACTLLFAPYVNSYKRFRAGSFAPTAIAWAHDNRTAGFRIVGHGPSLRVECRIPGADANPYLAFAATLAAGLDGIAQRIEPPARFDGDAYAAAELPRVPATLPEAIADFEASPLFRAAFGAEVVDHLVHFARTEQRKFDETVTTWERRRYLERA; encoded by the coding sequence ATGCTGAACGAGGCCGAGCTGCGCGACCTGGCGGCGCGCGGCGAGATCGACACCGTCCTGGTGGTCTTTCCCGATCTCTACGGACGCCTGGTGGGCAAGCGGTACGACGCCGAGCTCTTCTGCGCCGAGGTGGCGGCGCACGGCATGCACGCCTGCGATTACCTCCTCGCCTGCGACATGGAGATGGACCCGGTGCCCGGGTACCGCTTCACCTCGTGGGAGAAGGGCTACGGCGACGTGCGCTGCCGGCCGGACCCGGCGACGCTGCGCCGCGCCGCCTGGCTCGAGCGCACGGCGCTGGTGCTCTGCGACGTCCACGCCGACGCCGACGATGCGCTGGTCGCGGTCGCCCCGCGCACCATCCTCCGCCGCCAGCTCGAGCGCGCCGCCGCCGCCGGCTACGTGCCGATGGGCGCCTCGGAGCTCGAGTTCTTCATCCTCCGCGACAGCTACGAGCAGGCGCACGCCAAGGGCTTCGACCGCCTGACCCATGCCGGCTGGTTCATCGAGGACTACCACACCCTGCAGGGGTCGAAGGTGGAACCGCTGGTCGGCGCCATGCGCCGGGCGCTGAAGGCCTCGGGCGTGCCGGTCGAATCGTCGAAGGGCGAGTGGGGCCCCGGCCAGCACGAGCTCAACGTGCGCTACGCGCCGTTCCTCGAGATGTGCGACCGCCACGTCATCTACAAGCAGGCGGCGAAGGACCTCGCCATCCAGCAGGGCTGCGCCGTGACCTTCATGGCCAAGCTCGACGAACAGCTCGCCGGCAGCTCGATGCACCTGCACTCCAGCCTGTGGGCGGACGGCGGCGCCCGCGCCGCCTTCGACGCCCCGGCGCCCGCGCCGGGGGCGCTGCCCGACCTCTGCCGCTGGTGGCTCGGCGGCCTCATGCGCCACGCCCGCGCCTGCACGCTGCTGTTCGCGCCGTACGTCAACTCCTACAAGCGCTTCCGCGCCGGCTCGTTCGCGCCGACGGCGATCGCCTGGGCGCACGACAATCGCACCGCCGGCTTCCGCATCGTCGGCCACGGACCGTCGCTGCGGGTCGAGTGCCGCATCCCCGGCGCCGACGCCAATCCGTACCTGGCGTTCGCCGCCACGCTCGCCGCCGGGCTCGACGGCATCGCCCAGCGCATCGAACCGCCGGCGCGCTTCGACGGCGACGCCTACGCGGCGGCCGAGCTGCCGCGGGTGCCGGCGACGCTGCCGGAGGCGATCGCCGACTTCGAGGCCTCGCCGCTGTTCCGCGCCGCCTTCGGCGCCGAGGTGGTCGACCACCTGGTCCACTTCGCGCGCACCGAGCAGCGCAAGTTCGACGAGACCGTGACCACCTGGGAGCGCCGGCGCTATCTCGAGCGCGCATGA
- the crcB gene encoding fluoride efflux transporter CrcB, translating to MRLFWICVGGAFGSGARYLLSGWVLEQFGPAFPSGTLAVNVIGSFLLGLLMYLGVEAGMLPPTLRLALTTGLMGGFTTYSTFSYETMRYLQDGAWALAAINIAVTVVACLIACLFGWGVAQWLAGQSA from the coding sequence GTGCGACTGTTCTGGATCTGCGTCGGTGGGGCGTTCGGCAGCGGCGCCCGGTATCTGTTGTCCGGTTGGGTCCTCGAGCAGTTCGGCCCGGCGTTTCCCTCGGGGACGCTGGCGGTCAACGTCATCGGCTCGTTTCTGCTCGGGCTGCTGATGTATCTCGGCGTCGAGGCCGGCATGCTGCCGCCGACCCTGCGCCTGGCGTTGACCACGGGGCTGATGGGCGGGTTCACCACCTATTCGACGTTCAGCTACGAGACGATGCGCTATCTCCAGGACGGCGCCTGGGCGCTGGCGGCGATCAACATCGCCGTCACGGTGGTCGCCTGTCTGATCGCCTGCCTGTTCGGTTGGGGCGTGGCGCAGTGGCTGGCGGGGCAGTCCGCCTGA
- a CDS encoding gamma-glutamyl-gamma-aminobutyrate hydrolase family protein produces MNLNLSAPRRLGAIDLPLVGISSYARAGQRVVSFAIPTGYVDAVRGAGGVPIMLPVGEPDPGKLLALLSALIVSGGGDIDPAAYGGSTHETVYSVCEERDAFEFALTRAALADTRVPMLCICRGLQVLNVVCGGSLHVHLPEAVGEQVDHRLPERRPTAHRVRVDPDSRLAAILGTTDCEIVSWHHQAIDRLGDDLRPVAWADDGVIEAVEHVRHPWCIAVQWHPEMQLGDPIQSRLFRALVGTLDPRMQTDGRG; encoded by the coding sequence ATGAACCTGAACCTCAGCGCGCCGCGCCGCCTCGGCGCCATCGATCTTCCCCTGGTCGGCATCTCGTCGTACGCGCGCGCCGGCCAGCGCGTCGTCTCCTTCGCCATCCCCACCGGCTACGTCGACGCCGTTCGCGGCGCCGGCGGCGTGCCGATCATGCTGCCGGTCGGCGAGCCCGATCCGGGCAAGCTGCTCGCCCTGCTGAGCGCCCTGATCGTCTCCGGCGGCGGCGACATCGATCCCGCCGCCTACGGCGGGTCGACCCACGAAACGGTGTATTCCGTGTGCGAGGAGCGCGACGCCTTCGAATTCGCCCTCACCCGCGCCGCGCTCGCCGACACGCGGGTGCCGATGCTCTGCATCTGCCGCGGCCTGCAGGTGCTGAACGTCGTCTGCGGCGGCTCGCTGCACGTGCACCTGCCGGAGGCCGTCGGCGAGCAGGTCGATCATCGGCTGCCGGAGCGGCGGCCGACCGCGCACCGCGTCCGCGTCGACCCGGACAGCCGTCTCGCCGCCATCCTCGGCACCACCGACTGCGAGATCGTCTCCTGGCACCACCAGGCGATCGATCGCCTCGGCGACGACCTGCGTCCCGTCGCCTGGGCCGACGACGGCGTCATCGAGGCCGTCGAGCACGTCCGCCACCCCTGGTGCATCGCCGTCCAGTGGCACCCCGAGATGCAGCTCGGCGACCCGATCCAGTCGCGGCTGTTCCGCGCCCTGGTCGGCACCCTGGATCCACGGATGCAGACGGATGGCCGCGGATGA
- a CDS encoding glucose 1-dehydrogenase, producing the protein MAGRLANKVALITGAGGGIGRASARRFAAEGARVVVSDAIEAAGRATVDAVRAAGGEADFVGGDVVRAADVAAMVEFAERRYGALHVLFNNAGIFPDEDGSVIDTDEAVFDRVIAVNLKGVFLGCKYGIPALLRAGGGSVINTASFVAVMGAATSQSAYTASKGGVLALTREIAVELARQNIRANALCPGPVNTPLLQALLADPAARARRMVHLPMGRLAEAEEIANAALFLASDESSYVNGSTFLVDGGTAGAYVTPL; encoded by the coding sequence ATGGCAGGACGACTCGCGAACAAGGTGGCGCTGATCACCGGCGCCGGTGGTGGCATCGGGCGCGCCTCGGCGCGGCGCTTCGCGGCGGAGGGGGCCAGGGTCGTGGTCTCCGACGCGATCGAAGCGGCGGGACGGGCGACGGTCGACGCGGTGCGGGCGGCGGGCGGCGAGGCCGATTTCGTCGGTGGCGACGTCGTCCGCGCCGCCGACGTCGCGGCGATGGTCGAATTCGCCGAACGCCGCTACGGCGCCCTGCACGTGCTGTTCAACAACGCCGGCATCTTTCCCGACGAGGACGGCTCGGTGATCGACACCGACGAGGCGGTGTTCGACCGCGTCATCGCGGTCAACCTCAAGGGCGTGTTCCTCGGCTGCAAGTACGGCATACCGGCGCTGCTGCGCGCCGGCGGCGGCTCGGTCATCAACACCGCCTCGTTCGTCGCCGTCATGGGCGCCGCGACCTCGCAGAGCGCCTACACGGCGTCCAAGGGCGGCGTGCTGGCGCTGACGCGCGAGATCGCGGTCGAGCTCGCGCGCCAGAACATCCGCGCCAACGCCCTCTGCCCGGGGCCGGTCAACACGCCGCTGCTGCAGGCCCTGCTCGCCGACCCCGCCGCCCGCGCCCGTCGCATGGTACACCTGCCGATGGGCCGCCTGGCCGAGGCCGAGGAGATCGCCAACGCGGCGCTGTTCCTCGCCTCCGACGAATCCTCGTACGTGAACGGCTCGACCTTCCTGGTCGACGGCGGCACCGCGGGCGCCTACGTCACGCCGCTCTAG
- a CDS encoding DUF3467 domain-containing protein: protein MADDPLSAQQIQIQVDPHQGTGVYSNLMMISHRQEEFILDFLFLQPQRSPQGQAVATLRSRVITSPEHAKRILRALQENVRRYEEHFGVIEEATDLPKVTH from the coding sequence ATGGCCGACGACCCCCTCAGCGCGCAGCAGATCCAGATCCAGGTCGATCCGCATCAGGGCACCGGGGTCTACTCGAACCTGATGATGATCAGCCACCGCCAGGAGGAGTTCATCCTCGATTTCCTCTTCCTGCAACCGCAGCGCTCGCCCCAGGGCCAGGCGGTGGCGACGCTGCGCTCGCGCGTCATCACGTCGCCGGAGCACGCCAAGCGCATCCTGCGCGCCCTGCAGGAGAACGTGCGCCGCTACGAGGAGCACTTCGGCGTCATCGAGGAGGCGACCGACCTGCCGAAGGTGACGCACTGA
- a CDS encoding APC family permease yields the protein MPAAAEPSRHPRDRLKRELSFVDATMLVVSSVIGVGIFLTPGSIAELLPAPGWILAAWLAGGALSLAGALANAELGAMFPHAGGDYVYLREAYHPVAGFLAGWLSFFVIYAGTVATLAVGFAEGLGFFIPIGPGGRTAIAIAIIVLASWINYVGVRTGARVNNLTAAIKLVALAGLAFVGPLFGGGHWAHLTPLLPASDGVPWGAFGLALSPVLFSYLGWNSSVYVASEIHDPHRNVPASLFAGLGVCTVVYLAVNLAYLYALPVEALRGSPRVGEAAARVFFGGAGGALGAGLILASILSCLNATILVGPRIAYAMALDRLFFRGVDRVHAANQTPHVAIAAQALTAIALILVLERFPSVLDYTTFAIVLATMADTTALYALRRRQPHRPRPYRAWGYPLVPALYLVANGAIAGAMLIGRPLECAVALLVAATGLPFYAWFARLRG from the coding sequence TTGCCGGCCGCCGCCGAGCCGTCCCGCCATCCCCGCGATCGACTGAAGCGCGAGCTGTCGTTCGTCGACGCGACCATGCTGGTGGTCTCGTCGGTGATCGGCGTCGGCATCTTCCTCACCCCGGGATCGATCGCCGAGCTGCTGCCGGCGCCGGGCTGGATCCTGGCGGCGTGGCTGGCGGGCGGGGCGCTGTCGCTCGCCGGCGCGCTCGCCAACGCCGAGCTGGGGGCGATGTTCCCCCACGCCGGCGGCGATTACGTCTACCTGCGCGAGGCCTACCATCCGGTGGCCGGCTTCCTCGCCGGCTGGCTGTCGTTCTTCGTCATCTACGCCGGCACCGTGGCGACCCTCGCCGTCGGCTTCGCCGAGGGCCTGGGGTTCTTCATCCCAATCGGACCCGGCGGGCGCACCGCCATCGCCATCGCGATCATCGTCCTCGCCTCGTGGATCAACTACGTCGGGGTGCGCACCGGGGCGCGGGTGAACAACCTCACCGCGGCGATCAAGCTGGTCGCCCTGGCCGGCCTGGCGTTCGTCGGGCCGCTGTTCGGCGGCGGCCATTGGGCGCACCTGACGCCGCTGCTGCCGGCGTCGGACGGCGTGCCGTGGGGCGCCTTCGGGCTGGCGCTGTCGCCGGTGCTCTTCAGCTACCTGGGCTGGAACTCGTCGGTGTACGTCGCCAGCGAGATCCACGACCCGCACCGCAACGTGCCGGCGTCGCTGTTCGCCGGCCTCGGCGTCTGCACCGTGGTCTACCTGGCCGTCAACCTCGCGTATCTCTACGCGCTGCCGGTGGAGGCGCTGCGCGGCAGCCCGCGCGTCGGCGAAGCGGCGGCGCGGGTCTTCTTCGGCGGCGCCGGCGGCGCGCTCGGCGCCGGATTGATCCTCGCCTCGATCCTGAGCTGCCTGAACGCCACCATCCTGGTCGGCCCGCGCATCGCCTACGCGATGGCGCTCGACCGCCTGTTCTTCCGCGGCGTCGACCGCGTCCACGCCGCCAACCAGACGCCGCACGTCGCCATCGCGGCGCAGGCGCTGACCGCGATCGCCCTCATCCTCGTCCTCGAGCGCTTCCCGAGCGTGCTCGACTACACCACCTTCGCGATCGTGCTGGCGACCATGGCGGACACCACCGCTCTCTACGCCCTGCGCCGGCGGCAGCCGCACCGCCCGCGCCCGTATCGCGCCTGGGGCTACCCGCTGGTGCCGGCTCTGTACCTGGTCGCCAACGGCGCCATCGCCGGCGCGATGCTGATCGGCCGCCCGCTCGAGTGCGCCGTCGCCCTCCTGGTCGCCGCCACCGGCCTCCCCTTCTACGCCTGGTTCGCCCGTCTCCGCGGGTGA
- a CDS encoding DUF190 domain-containing protein has translation MRVLTGEQVLVRIFIGESDRWHHQPLHLALVERLRREGFAGATVFHGVSGFGARSVLHTASILRLSEDLPVVVEIVDSAEQIEKLTPILDEMVSEGLVTMEKVQVLKYASGPRPSA, from the coding sequence ATGCGCGTGCTGACGGGTGAGCAGGTTCTGGTCCGCATCTTCATCGGCGAGTCGGATCGCTGGCATCATCAACCGCTGCACCTGGCGCTGGTCGAGCGGCTGCGTCGCGAGGGTTTCGCCGGCGCCACCGTCTTCCACGGCGTCTCCGGCTTCGGCGCCCGCAGCGTCCTGCACACCGCGAGCATCCTCCGCCTCTCGGAGGACCTGCCGGTGGTCGTGGAGATCGTCGACTCCGCCGAACAGATCGAGAAGCTGACGCCGATCCTCGACGAAATGGTGAGCGAGGGCCTGGTGACGATGGAGAAGGTGCAGGTGTTGAAGTACGCGTCCGGTCCGCGGCCGAGCGCCTGA